A stretch of Candidatus Vicinibacter affinis DNA encodes these proteins:
- a CDS encoding Gfo/Idh/MocA family oxidoreductase, with amino-acid sequence MGTKLKLGLTGLGHLGKIHLKCILDCEEIELVGCYDLDKESLHNICTEYNVRAFDSYEDLLQNCEAVDIVTPTVTHFKLASQAIAADKHCFIEKPVTVSLEEALALKELQQKHPVKIQIGHVERYNPGFLAVKDSIKNPKFIEAHRLATFNPRGTDVSVVHDLMIHDLDLISVIARSKPIDIKANGVSIVSKMADICNARIEFENGLVANVTASRISMKQMRKIRIFQEDAYISLDLLTKEAQVISLLDAYQDNTIEIDTYKGKKYISLFQADTEPVNAIKEEIKSFAKSIVMDTETEVNLEDGISALSLVDAIFRLIENSNV; translated from the coding sequence GGTAAAATTCATCTTAAATGCATACTGGATTGTGAAGAAATTGAGCTGGTGGGTTGTTACGATCTGGATAAAGAATCCCTGCATAATATCTGTACTGAATACAATGTCAGAGCATTTGATTCTTATGAAGATTTACTGCAGAATTGTGAGGCAGTAGACATCGTGACCCCCACGGTGACTCATTTCAAACTCGCCTCTCAGGCGATCGCTGCCGATAAACACTGCTTTATAGAGAAACCAGTCACGGTAAGTCTTGAGGAAGCACTTGCCTTAAAAGAATTGCAACAAAAACATCCTGTAAAAATACAGATAGGACATGTGGAGCGATACAATCCGGGATTTCTGGCGGTCAAAGATTCCATTAAGAATCCTAAATTTATCGAGGCACATCGTCTGGCCACTTTTAATCCCAGGGGTACAGATGTATCGGTAGTACATGATCTAATGATCCATGACCTCGACCTCATCAGCGTGATTGCGCGTTCAAAACCAATTGATATAAAAGCCAATGGGGTCAGTATTGTTTCCAAGATGGCCGACATCTGCAATGCCCGCATTGAATTTGAAAATGGATTGGTAGCCAATGTGACCGCCAGCCGGATTTCGATGAAGCAAATGAGGAAAATCAGGATATTTCAGGAAGATGCTTACATCAGTCTTGATTTATTAACGAAGGAGGCACAGGTAATTTCATTGTTGGATGCTTATCAGGACAATACCATTGAAATTGACACCTACAAAGGAAAGAAATACATCAGTTTGTTTCAGGCGGATACAGAACCCGTAAATGCAATTAAAGAAGAGATAAAATCTTTTGCAAAAAGTATCGTTATGGATACTGAAACGGAAGTCAACCTGGAAGATGGAATCAGCGCACTAAGCCTCGTGGATGCCATTT